AAATCCCAAGGGAATGTATTGGGTCAAAACATTTTTTGAAGGCATTATTTGAACAAATTGACCTTAGAAACAAAGGAAATTATAGTGGAATGGAGTGTGACCATCTAGCCTTATTGTTCCAATTCTCAATTCTTGGTGGGTCTTATTGATGAATATTGAACTGTAAAAGCAATATAGGTGTATTCAATGTATTATCAATAGTGCAGTGTCAACTCATAGGTATCTTATAGTCATAGGTATTGTATAGTCTAAACATagaggccctaattatgacttcagcggatggaaaaggccgtccgACGAAGTcctgcagtcaggttaccaccagtgcggtccccttcccgcAGCcccacagagtttctgcccgctgtcCTAGCGGAAAACAGCTCACatcattgacgccagctcataacagATGCACTGTTGCGGTACaatgggtgcaccagcacccgttgaaCTTTTAACTGTCTGCAGAGCACGATgatgctggccatgggggcccctgcaatgtccatgtcaagtgcatgggcagagcaggagcCCCCATGGGTTTCCCTGCACcccgtttccaccagcctttacatggccgtACTACCGCCATGTAATCATCGTCAGAGAAGGGACTCAGATTAGGACCTCCAGCATCTCCAGTGGAGAAGAAATGGCGGTGATCGCGGTCCGACCGTGGTGCaattgccacagtcataatgtggctgtcagataGCCATATAGGTGCCAGTCAGACTGCCACCGcactgtaatgaggcccatagttatgtAACATATGAGTAATGGATAATTGGCTCAGATATAGTAGTGATTCAGTGGTTACAATATTTTCCTACTGCGATGGTATCAAATACAATTATTTGTGCtttaattgtgtgcaattgtgtctTTTAAATTCTAGACAAATATATAAAGCTGCTCAACCATCTGCTCAAAGCAGGAGGGGTTGAAGTATTCACATTCAAATTGGTTATGAAGGGAGACAGTTAGAAACATACCCAATATTCATTTAACTATAATCAAATAAAATAGGCCAAGTGTGGTTATGAAATGAGTACACTGTAATAATTGCACTTGAAATAAAGAATTTTTACTCAACAATATATTCTCACTATCAAACGGCTCTACATCAACAATTTAAATTAGTGAAGTTATAActagtgttttattattttattgtagacaTGGAAAACTGCCTGAAATGCCCTGAGGACCAGTGGCCAAATGAGAAGAAGGACAACTGCATCCCCAAGGTCATAGTCTTCCTCTCATACAGTGACAACCTTGGTGTAAGTTTGGCTGCTATCGCCATTATTTTTTCAGCAGCCACAGTTGGAGTACTGGGATTCATTGTGAGCCACCGCAACACCGCAATATTGAGGGCTAATAACCGGGAACTCAGCTACGCACTCCTCATCTCCTTAATGTTGGCCTTTCTCTGTTCCCTCCTGTTCATTGGACACCCTAATAAGGTCACCTGTCTGATCCAGCAGGCTTCATTTGGGGTTATATTTACTGTTGCTGTGTCTTGTGTATTAGCAAAAACCATCACTGTTGTTATTGCCTTTAATGCCACCAGACCTGGAAGCAGGTTAAAAGGATGGCTGGGATCTCGAGTATCTGGCTCTTTTGTGACCTTGTGTACACTGGTACAAGTAGTAATTTGTCTCTCTTGGTCGCTTACATCTCCACCTCACCCTGAAGCCGACATGCAGCCTGAAATTGGGAATATGATCCTGCAGTGTGACCCAGGGTCTACTGTTGCCCTGTACACTGTGATTGGTTACATTGGAATGCTAGCATTTGCCAGCTTCATTGTGGCTTTCCTTGCCAGGAACCTACCTGATAGATTCAACGAGGCCAAACTCATCACATTCAGCATGTTGGTGTTCTGCAGCGTCTGGGTCTCCTTCATCCCAGCCTACCTGAGCACCAAGGGAAGGTACATGGTGGCCGTGGAGATCTTCGCCATATTGGCTTCAAGCTCTGGGCTCCTGGGCTGGATATTTATTCCGAAATGTTATCTTATTCTGCGTGGGCAAGATAGTGACAAGAAAAAGCATTTTACCTTAAAGACTCATTTGTAGGTACACATTGAATGTTGTAAACTAAGACACCATTTCACATTGCAGCAATTTCAGGGGATTCTAAATGTGTATTTACGTTCAGGCTCTACAAGATTTAAATCACAGTATACGTGATTGAAACACCACATGTGTCTCTTATCTGTACTTTCATTTAGGTTTTACAATGTACATTAATATTCATTATATAATTATACTACAACTTTGAGGTGCTTGTTACCACAATAAATCAATTTACTTTGCATGAATGAAGCTTGGCTTGTCAACTCACTATATAGATATAGAATTCTGATGCTTTCAAATTCTGAGGATCAGCATTTGGTTAATCTGTGGATACAAATGCGTGTGTTGACTTGTGGCTGGGCTCGGGGCTTGGGAGGGTGAACTCACCTTAGGTAGTACTGGTAAGATATAACTAAACAATTTGAGTCTGGGTTGGTTCCAGAGTGACAAAGAGAGGAAGGTAGTGGAGGGGACAGAGCTGTGGGTTCAAGCCCACTGGAATTAGTGGTTGGCTCAAACAAATGACAGAAGATACAGAGAAAGTTAAGAGGTGTGCTTTGATTACACCCCATCCAGCCGCCAGTCCTACTCCTCATCTCCTACGGTCATCTCTAGTGTTGCATAGATTCTAGAACCTATGCTACACACAATTCTCACAGTAAGCACGAGAAGCGATTGAGGGGTGACAGAATTCTCAACTCAAGTCATCATGGCCTCCAACTCTTCAAATGGAACTGTAGCTGCAGTTAGTGGCCAATGAAGTTCAGTACTATTTACAGGGCAACATTAGAGGCAGGCAGaattgcagagttacataaaaactcagtgggATTCCTCAGAGTTCCATGAATGGGTGGAATTGGGCATGTTGCGCTGCTTGCACTGATTGCATAATAAAGAGTGTGGATGAAGGAGGGGCACACGTGAATAAGGGACATTACACATAGAAATCCTAAGAAAATGTCAGTGACCAGGATATATATGTacatcactgaaaaagccaaaggttacagggacgttataattaggttctgaatgtactcgtacaaaaccatggaaattcagcagttatttttagagttcttttaagtaactataactctcgccctaaggtaactataactcgcgcccttgccatgcacagttttctgatcaataaatttgttgcaaatgttgcagtgataatatcaaagattccACACacgatctcatcaatgatataatatgtggagtatttaGCTGTGTATGACGAAGGACCCCCTAGTCCTTCGGGGACcttgtcccgtgaaataaaatggcggccgcaactttgtagtcaggttgcagtcagccagttGCAACAGTTCTTTTCGCATGCGTATTCGCAAACAAATCACGAATTTTGAGAATTACTCGCAGCCAgagatacaaatttattttccctttaagttcccaaaaactactgaacagattcacaccaaataagtgaaagtgcaATCTGCCTACTGaaactagcattctgccaaatttggtgcaattccgtcctgtggttcggcctgtagtagtgtctaaagaatcctatgggaatCCACAggggaaatgcaacatttttttcagtcttctttttcttggccctcacttgatggatcacccagaaactttccatgcgcaagaagaatcaccgcaacacttttttgggaaaatgttgtgaagattcgtcaaatggccccaaagatataggcaagtcaaaaaactctctttctatggaaacatggtgctaactataactgcctagtggtgaccgccactaggtaatataactaggttatatatagatatatatatatatatatatatatatatatatatatatatataacccttcTGAGAGGTGGAAATGGTCACAAGGTTGTGAAAGTAAGCAACACTAAGAGGGTACATAACATATTGAATAAAGCCACACCTTGAACTAGAATATATGAGAATCCCAATCATATACACAGTGCTCAAAAACAACAAATCAGTGACAGATACACAACTTTGCATTTAATACCAGGCAACAACTGGATGTTACATCTCAGTATATGAGTAGACAGGTTCCTACAATTATGTACTGTATGCGTGTTAGTCAACATAACACATGCTATGGCACAGCGAGAGCAGATAAACATCAGTGCTAAAGACATCACAATATGCATCATATGTGTGTAATTATAGGAAATGCCACAGCTAAAATCTTTCCTATTCCGCTGCCTGTAAGTTTTACCAAACACAATTCGCCACATTAAATGATTGATTTTAGTGAACCGAGTAGTTGCGTGATCTCCATGGCATGGGTGGAAAGCGAACTAGGGTGTGCTATGTTGTCCCTATTCTGCTCTAATGTTCCACAACTTATGTCGTGTTCTGAATGTCTTATTATTCTAATGTATTGTTCCAGTCTTGAAATGTGTCGGGTTCTGTAGGGTGTTTGTATGggggtcatttaggggtcgcagctgcgacccctggcttgccccttactACCCCTGGCACTATCCCTGCGACCCCTGGCCACAGCTGTGTCAAAATTAGTTCCAGGAACACTCAGGACATAGACTCCAACACCCTTGTTTtaatgtaaaaggccatttattacgACAGGCTTGCTCATCATAATAAAACATCAATGTAACCGGAACTTAAATGACAACTTTTTAtctttaaccttgtaactccccttcttccatcctcacttcaatccaccacgtaTCCTTCACTTACCCaatttccacttccattcccacacatcccccttttctttttatccCTTACCTGACTTGGGCctcccccagtctgtcatccttcacctgcttctttttccccctggaagggtggacaagcctgcttctgactctccaccctcccacaTCTACTGCCTGTACCAAGCAACCTGGCCTAAAACTGGCAATGAAAGTTCCCCCATCCCTTTCATACACTCTCACACCGGACCCATCCTGCTGAACTTCCTACCTGTTGGGCGAGCGGGTGTCCAACCTCTGTGCAGCATGACTTGCTGGCACCGAAGAGGACGATCCTCCAGCCCTAATACCCCTTTGTACCCTCCCCGAGGACCCTCCTACGCCCACATCCCAACCTATCTAAACCCTGGCCGTCTACATCCGGCCCAAGAGCTCCCGTGAAGAGACTGGACTGCCTCCTGCTCTTCACTGGGCCCTattgagacatagggcctgattacaactttggaggaggtgttaatccgtcccaaaagtgacggtaaagtgacggatataccaccagccgtattacgagttccataggatataatggactcgtaatacggctggtggtatatccatcactttaccgtcacttttgggacggattagcacctcctccaaagttgtaatcaggcccatagactccgacacccttgGCACTATCCCTGCAACCCCTGGCCccagaggtggcaaagtcagtgccaggaacactCGGACATAGAcatcccccctggaagggtggacaagcccgcatctgactctccaccgtcccccatctattgccactcagcacaaacccaactggagttttgctgccccacctgtgAACCCACTGCAACACGTCATGCCTTTCCATCAACCTCACTCCGCCAAAGTTTTTCTCCCCATAAGTTAGTCAGCAAGAAATGCAACTCCATCATGTAATGTGCATTCCTCATTTCCAAGAGATGAACACCGCCATCGCTGAAACGCACCTGCTCATCTTGTTTTATCCCCTCGTGTGTCAGTACTTTAATGTCCTAAGCCCAGCAGAAAACCTGCATAGCCCTATTGGGCCTCCTCCGACCCCTCTCAATAGCCCCATGTTTTTGTGCTCCATGCTATTTTCTCTGTGACACAAATTCTATCCACACtaagcaagtcccatgcatgttgcgccTCAGCAGTACCACATCTCGTTGCATGTTTTGCAGAAGGGTGAGCCCAGAGAGATGGACCAGGTAATTCTCCCCAAGGTGTAAAATCAATACTCAGGACATCCCCACGTCAGCAAAATCGATGTAATAAAAGGAAACAAATTCctccacctcatgccgctctttccccaccacagtACTTCGTGCCTGCTACTTGGGAGTCCAAAAGTTCATCCATAGACCTGCTTCTCTGCATATTTAGCCATCCAATTAATAAAAGAGTGTCTGACTGTTAGACGTTTTCATCCTTGGCTTGTTCTCAACCTTTTGCTTCTGTtcttcaggttgttgatgtgtgctggactcagattttgctgtttttgttactctgggcactttaccactgctaatcagtgctaaagttcaagtgctcctttaCCAACTGTGTGTGTaatttgcttatccatgattggcatatttgatttattagtaagtccctagtacagttcactaaatcaaatgctactagtgggcctgcagcactgggtgtgccacccacataagtatctctggtctcagacctcccactgcagtgtctgtgtgtgcagttttaactgtaaatttgacttggcaagtctatccacttgccaggcctaaaccttcctttttcttacatgtaagatacccctaaggtaggccccaggtagccccaagggcagtttgcagtgtatggttaaggtaggacatataggccctcattacaaccctggccgtcgctgataaagcagcggtaataccgccaacaggccggcggtaaaaaaaatggaattatgtccatggctgaaactgccaacacagacaacgactttaacactccgcccgccagggcggtagaaacaaacacagcaacagtaaccggcaacagacaggcggaagacaatgtaccgcccacactattacaaggcaccaatccgccagattttccagggcagtaccaacgccatcaaaagcacggcggaaacagtacacagaagggaaaccactcacctctcgacagtcaacgaacaaccaggacaccatggagcccgagttacaggtcctgctgatgctggtctacctcctcatttgccaggaacatcaaagacggcggtgacgatgacagtgagtactgtacctagcacaccggggaggggaggagggaaaagagagtgacacgcgcacgcaacacctccacccacaacaacacagacacacacatatatccaatcacatcacagatacaccccgtcaccccaaggaagaacgcaaggaccaaatgaaatgagtttaacaagtgtaatattagaacaatcagatagcccaagataactttaaatcatcagtatatacaaatattaacagaaaatacacaagtccgtacactgtcccattaaatgtccgtggaccattggtcccaaaaagcatgggcgaagcccacacatgacacctgcctcaaaacggagagaacactacaggggcatcaggttgaaaaagatcaggcacctcagggggggaaggggagggggggcacctcagctggatgatgggatgacaccactgctccttgagggggctccatgcccactgctttctcctggggagtgcaaagccacagtctctcatgtctctcaagtgggtgctttgcccacttcttggtccaggggagtgcaaagccacagtctctcaactctctcaagtgggtgcactgcccactgcttggtcctggggagcgcaaagccacagtctctcaactctctcaaaTGGGTGCActtcccacttcttggtcctgtggagcgcaaagccacagtctctcaagtctctcaagtgagtacactgcccactgcttggtcctggggagcgcaaagccacagtctctcaagtctctcaagtgagtgcactgcccactgcttggtcctggggagtgccaagccacagtctctctagtgggtggcgtcttccactagttctggagggggctttgtgccaagagtgcgtcgtcctgccaaggactgtgttagtggatgcttttctccactggttcttgagggggttttgtgcccagagtgcttcatcctgccaaggactgtgttagtggatgcttttctccactggttctggaggggactttgtgcccagagtgctttatcctgccaaggactggggtagtggatgcttttctccactggctctggagggggctttgtgcccagagttcttcatcctgccaaggactgggatagtggatgcttttctccactggctctggagggggctttgtgcccagtgtgcttcatcctgctaaggactggggtagtggatgcttttctccactggttctggaggaggctttgtgcccacagtgcttcatcctgccaaggactgggttagtggatgcttttctccactggttctggaggaggcttggtgcccagagtgcttcatcctgccaaggactggggtagtggatgcttttctccactggttctggagggggcttggtgcccagtgttgcagcaccagggtagtggcagttcccattccctcacctgggtgtctgagccacgagattttccggtaacaggtagcatgacactccatggaggcagagccaccctCTACATTGGGACGACTTAGGCTGCAcattgctggtagtgccagtgctggtggtgttgtCTCATGTAGTGTGTCCAGGTTCTAGGACAtctcttgcagcctcagacgggtgcccactggggatgatgctgatgtccgctgtagtggcactggctgggcacgtcgcggggcagatggtggtggctgtggcggtgtctgcggcggagatgctgtcggtggtgcccgtggtgcaggtgtctgcagtagtggagggagacaccaggccgtctcctgctgcctcggaacGCTGCCCACTGGaaatgatgctgatgtccgctgtagtggcactggctgggcacgtcgcggggcaggtggcggtgcctgcggcgatgtctgcggcggagatgctgtcgGTGGTGCGCGTGGTGACAGTGATGCAGGTGTctgcagtagtggagggagacaccaggctgtctcctgcagccttggaagtcTGCCCACTGCGgaagatgctggtgactgtagttgtggcagctgccgtgcaggagGCAGTTGTTGCGGTGGtgctcaccgcggtacaggttgctggcctgtcttgagaaatgggggtcaccagtccctcacccggaggatccatgccctgaggtgactttcctttgctcttgtgtcccttccccaccttggaagtcgctgctgggaacttggcactgtcatctttggttctggatgaggccttgctggatgggtggtgcgacttttctcttctgcatgctggccccttcttcaccttggcaggtggcggaatagggtggtccttggcttcagtaggtggcacattgGCATCCCtggtgggtgcccccttcgatcctcccggacttgcaagGATCACAGTGGACGACaatttggtggcagaggtgctggtctgggctctagacaacctggccctaggggaaggacgggggggaggtgtggggaagaggtcaatgttagccaggaaacattttttagacacactgggacaggaagatggagggggtttgggagtggagggagagatagtagttgtaggaggtgtgcgtctgcggagtttgggtgaaggtgcatgggttggaggctgttgtgaggtggatggctgttgagtgggtgtgtgctggcgtttgtgtacttttggaggagggctcacagacacactgggagaggactcaggggacgtgtgaatggtagtggaggtggtgattgcacgtgagcggtgtatagtgatgggcgtgctggtgatgaaggtagtgactgaggatgtagtgcatgcaggtgtgagtggagacgagactgggagggacgtgaaggagggggacacagtggtgtcagtggatgttggtgtgtctgcatggatatggtgcttgtgtgagtgcctgtgggatgtgtggtgcttatgtttgcccgagccacttttgtgtgttgatgtgtgtgcatatgggctgatggtgtgcttgggataggttgaggtacaggggattgggtcttggtagtggagtttggaggggggaggctggacacagggacaatggctgccatcagtgctgaggccagagcctgaaatgctctcttttgggctgtcacgcctgaatgaatgccctccaggtatgcatttgtttgctgcaaatgcctcttgacaccctggtatgcattcaaaatggttgactgcccaacagtgaaggatctcaggaggtcaatagcctcctcactgagggcagcagggctgactgtgacagggcctgaggtgcctggggcaaaggagatgcccaccctcctggctgagcgggcacgggaaacacgctgaggggctgctgtgagggcggtgctggtgggggggtggtggctatacctgttgttgtggtgggcacagaggtgcctgccactgcaagggagctcccatcagaggaggagtcgctgtcactggtgtcccctcctgtccccgtcgtggagctcccctcgccctcagtcccactggtgccttcagactccgtacattcaccctcctgggccatgtgggttgcagctccctcctgcttcggtgtcactgctcctctgccagatgatgctaatgcacacaaggacagggtgccaaACAAAAAGGGgcggaagacagaggagacacatggtcaatgccagcaacaccactaccgttggtggacacaacacacagggagcagccctatgcactaggccatgcactaacagttcgtaggaaaatcacctgcccatggggcactatgcctaaccccatttgctgcacacctggaacccataggagcctgactagttgtagatggtcactaccactattggggttggagtgccacagagcctgcctaacaagggatctACCCTAGGAAGTTCACCCTGGTctagtgaaacccacagcccacatcccccacccagacaccttgtaaagcgagcagagtcagctgaatgagactgtacccccccgcttgaggctgctgtgatgccctcaagcgcccatctaactccagatatgccaccgccaggatccggaacatcaggggggtcat
The genomic region above belongs to Pleurodeles waltl isolate 20211129_DDA chromosome 1_1, aPleWal1.hap1.20221129, whole genome shotgun sequence and contains:
- the LOC138290991 gene encoding vomeronasal type-2 receptor 26-like, which encodes MPSAFLRPSERPLAPAPSPANPLRSRSLLFLVCRRTSLRWPRTHTRVPSCTGPTEQTVPKFPNLHRSLSASLRSGSTVLQCPPQLSRSANALNKFLQNVHFKTPVGDEITFDDNRDLPAKFDILNWVYFDNGTVLANRIGYFNHSAPAGHQLLINDDSIVWHSESPKLSKIPRSVCSESCLPGYRKAPIEEKPICCFYCVPCAEGEFSNMTDMENCLKCPEDQWPNEKKDNCIPKVIVFLSYSDNLGVSLAAIAIIFSAATVGVLGFIVSHRNTAILRANNRELSYALLISLMLAFLCSLLFIGHPNKVTCLIQQASFGVIFTVAVSCVLAKTITVVIAFNATRPGSRLKGWLGSRVSGSFVTLCTLVQVVICLSWSLTSPPHPEADMQPEIGNMILQCDPGSTVALYTVIGYIGMLAFASFIVAFLARNLPDRFNEAKLITFSMLVFCSVWVSFIPAYLSTKGRYMVAVEIFAILASSSGLLGWIFIPKCYLILRGQDSDKKKHFTLKTHL